In the genome of Salinispirillum sp. LH 10-3-1, one region contains:
- a CDS encoding MmcQ/YjbR family DNA-binding protein, whose translation MTFDEYNDFCRSLPATTYVVQWGGAHVWKVGGKVFAIGGWEKSDQPAFSFKTSELDFEILRDEPGYRPAPYLASRGFKWIQQYEVPEGGQELLEYYLKESHRLVSLGLTKKLQRELGLNQSQ comes from the coding sequence ATGACGTTCGATGAATACAATGATTTTTGTCGTTCACTTCCGGCCACAACCTACGTTGTTCAGTGGGGTGGTGCTCATGTGTGGAAGGTAGGCGGAAAAGTATTTGCCATTGGCGGTTGGGAAAAGTCCGATCAGCCAGCCTTTTCCTTTAAAACGTCGGAGTTGGATTTCGAGATTTTGCGCGATGAACCGGGATACCGCCCTGCCCCCTATTTGGCGTCTCGAGGCTTTAAGTGGATTCAGCAATACGAAGTACCCGAAGGTGGGCAAGAGCTGCTTGAATACTACCTCAAAGAGTCTCATCGCTTGGTGTCTTTAGGGTTAACGAAAAAACTACAACGGGAGCTTGGCCTCAACCAAAGTCAGTAG
- the urtE gene encoding urea ABC transporter ATP-binding subunit UrtE, translating into MDTNTALAATNIELRYGASQALYGVGITAQVGRVTCLLGRNGVGKTSLLRAISGRHLPSAGQITWQGEDIARLPPQARAQRGIAYVPQGREIFSQLTVLENLQTGFAVLPREQRSVPGEIYDLFPVLRTMLKRRGGDLSGGQQQQLAIARALVTRPKLLILDEPTEGIQPSIIKDIQAVIEHLRRQGDMAILLVEQYFDFAHALADDWAVMDRGEIVLSGDRSSMDAEAVKQAMMV; encoded by the coding sequence ATGGACACCAACACCGCATTGGCCGCCACCAACATTGAACTGCGCTACGGCGCCAGCCAAGCCCTGTACGGCGTGGGCATTACCGCACAGGTTGGCCGCGTGACCTGTTTACTGGGCCGCAACGGCGTGGGTAAAACCTCCCTGTTGCGTGCTATTTCAGGGCGTCACTTACCCTCCGCCGGGCAGATCACCTGGCAAGGTGAAGACATCGCCCGACTGCCCCCGCAAGCACGGGCGCAACGCGGCATAGCCTACGTACCGCAAGGGCGCGAAATCTTCAGCCAGCTCACCGTTTTAGAAAACCTGCAAACCGGCTTTGCCGTATTACCCCGCGAACAACGCTCCGTACCCGGTGAAATCTACGACCTCTTTCCCGTACTGCGCACCATGCTAAAACGCCGCGGCGGCGACCTTAGCGGCGGCCAACAGCAGCAACTCGCCATTGCCCGCGCATTAGTGACACGCCCAAAACTGTTGATATTGGACGAACCCACCGAAGGCATTCAGCCTTCCATCATCAAAGACATACAAGCCGTGATTGAACACCTGCGCCGCCAAGGTGACATGGCAATATTGCTGGTGGAACAGTACTTCGACTTCGCCCACGCCCTCGCCGACGACTGGGCCGTGATGGACAGAGGAGAGATAGTGTTGAGTGGGGATCGGAGTAGTATGGACGCTGAGGCAGTGAAGCAGGCGATGATGGTTTGA
- the urtD gene encoding urea ABC transporter ATP-binding protein UrtD has translation MNPKHIPQDYLLYVDGVSVSFDGFKALNSLSILVKSGEMRAIIGPNGAGKTTMMDVITGKTRPDSGTVLFNQTVDLTKHDEAAIANLGIGRKFQKPTVIEPLTVFENLELALAGKRGVFAALTHRLNADEQARIDEILELIRLTEQRYSQSGALSHGQKQWLEIGMLLISEPKLLLVDEPAAGMTDEETMRTAELLKEINKTRTVVVVEHDMDFIRALNTKVTVLHEGRVLAEGSLDTVQQNQQVIDVYLGR, from the coding sequence ATGAACCCTAAACACATTCCGCAAGACTACCTGCTGTACGTCGACGGCGTGTCGGTGAGTTTCGACGGCTTTAAAGCCTTAAACAGCCTGTCGATACTGGTTAAATCCGGTGAAATGCGCGCCATTATTGGGCCTAATGGCGCGGGTAAAACCACCATGATGGACGTCATCACCGGCAAAACCCGCCCGGATTCCGGCACGGTATTGTTCAACCAAACGGTTGATCTGACCAAGCACGACGAAGCCGCCATCGCCAACTTAGGCATCGGACGTAAATTCCAAAAACCCACAGTGATTGAACCGCTGACCGTGTTTGAAAACCTCGAACTCGCCCTAGCCGGAAAACGCGGCGTATTCGCCGCGCTGACGCACCGATTGAATGCAGACGAACAGGCGCGCATCGACGAAATACTGGAGCTTATACGACTGACCGAGCAGCGCTACAGCCAATCCGGCGCACTCTCGCACGGACAAAAGCAATGGCTGGAAATCGGTATGTTGCTGATCAGTGAACCCAAGTTATTGCTAGTGGACGAACCCGCCGCCGGGATGACCGACGAAGAAACCATGCGCACCGCCGAACTGCTGAAAGAAATCAATAAAACGCGCACTGTCGTGGTGGTTGAGCACGACATGGACTTCATTCGCGCCCTGAACACCAAGGTTACGGTGTTGCACGAAGGCCGCGTGTTGGCCGAAGGCTCGCTGGATACCGTGCAACAAAATCAACAGGTCATCGACGTTTACCTAGGGAGGTAG
- the urtC gene encoding urea ABC transporter permease subunit UrtC, giving the protein MHSLRYLFFPSVRDAAGRSMLISLLAVAVIVPILNMLVPQGHFLHVPTYTVSLLGKYLCYAVLAVALDLVWGYCGILSLGHGAFFGLGGYAMGMYLMRQIGDRGVYGNANLPDFMVFLSWDRLPWFWYGFDMFWFALLMAMVVPALLAYVFGWLAFRSRVTGVYLSIITQALVYALMLAFFMNELGFGGNNGLTDFKDILGYPVQSQAVRVTLFVLTTLLLLVSFMIGRFITESKLGRVLVSIRDAESKARFIGYRVEHYKLFIFVVSAVLAGLAGALYVPQVGIINPGEFAPLKSIEIVVWVAVGGRGSLIGAALGAVVVNYAKTWFTSALPEVWLFFLGGLFVVSTLFFPQGLMGMLQSLRQRWTLMRQKPPTDEPEPLPQTVTERS; this is encoded by the coding sequence ATGCATTCACTTCGATATTTGTTTTTCCCCTCAGTGCGCGACGCGGCCGGCCGCAGCATGTTGATCAGCTTGCTCGCTGTGGCCGTCATCGTGCCGATTTTGAACATGTTGGTGCCGCAAGGGCATTTTCTGCACGTACCGACTTACACCGTTTCACTGCTCGGCAAGTATCTGTGCTACGCCGTATTGGCCGTGGCGCTGGACTTGGTGTGGGGCTATTGCGGTATTTTGAGCCTCGGCCATGGCGCGTTTTTCGGCTTGGGCGGTTACGCCATGGGCATGTATTTGATGCGCCAAATCGGTGACCGTGGCGTGTATGGCAACGCTAACCTGCCCGACTTCATGGTGTTTCTGAGCTGGGACAGGCTGCCGTGGTTTTGGTACGGATTCGACATGTTCTGGTTTGCCTTGTTGATGGCCATGGTGGTGCCCGCGCTCTTGGCCTATGTGTTTGGCTGGCTGGCGTTTCGTTCGCGGGTGACGGGCGTGTATCTGTCCATCATCACGCAAGCCTTGGTGTACGCGTTGATGCTGGCGTTCTTTATGAACGAACTGGGCTTTGGCGGCAACAATGGCCTGACCGACTTTAAAGACATCCTCGGATATCCGGTACAAAGCCAGGCCGTGCGCGTCACCTTGTTTGTATTGACCACCTTGCTGTTGCTGGTGAGCTTTATGATCGGGCGCTTTATCACCGAATCCAAATTGGGCCGCGTGCTGGTGTCGATCCGCGATGCCGAAAGCAAAGCGCGGTTTATCGGCTACCGAGTGGAGCACTACAAGCTGTTTATCTTCGTGGTGTCCGCTGTGCTGGCGGGTTTGGCCGGTGCGCTCTATGTGCCGCAAGTCGGCATCATCAACCCCGGCGAATTCGCCCCGCTGAAAAGCATTGAAATTGTGGTGTGGGTGGCTGTGGGTGGGCGCGGTTCGTTGATCGGCGCAGCGCTCGGTGCCGTGGTGGTGAACTACGCCAAAACCTGGTTCACCAGCGCCCTGCCCGAAGTGTGGTTGTTCTTCCTCGGCGGCTTGTTTGTGGTCTCCACGCTGTTCTTCCCACAGGGGTTGATGGGCATGTTGCAGTCGTTGCGCCAGCGCTGGACGCTGATGCGCCAAAAACCGCCCACGGATGAACCCGAGCCATTGCCTCAGACTGTTACGGAGCGCTCATGA